From a region of the Dictyostelium discoideum AX4 chromosome 2 chromosome, whole genome shotgun sequence genome:
- the pdeE gene encoding beta-lactamase domain-containing protein produces MNSKYGDNIIDFLRYLEKFVKSLTKDNKIEEFKTFDIKSLLYPRNKDYFGNLSKFLLAVISARIGSNFINEDDIFEISELLKEFLGQELEHLPYLSYEELYVEIVEQVGEINGTVSEIIEAITVTIDFLDTFEKVSQTIDRSNEKQKLLAYLSAPVNQLDNSVSGVFNENDYTDIQRFFTELTNENNQSPDSNISILINDFQSLLNILESQQASSSSSKMIINDSPRTQQRNGTTEQQKKQQQQQYLQKNKEPFYSKDKIMQVSGPSYVFTPSDCNVSIQVGIPPDTLKRDQSICHFIVPHFLISKDVSLSEVEFPIFYNKFVQKGKTKVVIICTVEQKQRIETILCESIFGPAPEHIYTDEEITIPDYKIDLLTERLAIDPRANDEKLDSYVIFKTFDTFGVVDIDLPSASDPTKLINLRIRNTKGLISFHEDYHVVQKQLHLKLQEQQQDQQDKSSSSTTDKQMINTSGNRIILKNNTVSVIDSTIESQYVPVLPFGNDHEQVKKFKAPILGVTFLGVSHGLDFTHCSHTTGFIIWINGSGVVVDPPVGNTTYLQTNGIYGKTVEHIILTHCHADHDSGILQKIIERNKVTLYTTKTINESYMRKLKALTGLPEQSLKNYYTWVPVTIGNKIKILGAEFEFDYSFHVIPTIRFKLEIYNKKISYSADTFYDLQKFKQLKDQGVLSKKRIERLKSFVFDADMIIHESGVAPIHTPMANLLELPSEIRKKIRVVHCSSSVDTKGEIIRPKEGLENTEIIKVDRKYKGVAECIQIQTALNHCSVFSKLSPAEVQRVFFLCKKIWVKRNDVIIKKGSPSDMFYIILSGKVLVYENEYEPIKSTTSVGTVVTDTTTITTTVKTDAIKIPTIKLCAGETLGESALQLDKNIDASATVIAETDVCLLVWKTMDLRTEFHSNLNTFISKVHMDLSHINSCRDAIIRAFQHNITQHINKEEVDSIANGSKDVSFAHHQVIFNEGDTSDSMYIIKQGRVRIHSKKNKNIIRYLNVGDFFGETAYRRSNEDSNFLPTRSFTATAIDPTILLKLDIESIVNPRIQNIIEQKAKKNAEDNIRYHAYSPKIRTPRTPRKVYPIEGLSI; encoded by the exons atgaattctAAATATGGGGATAACATTATAGATTTTCTAAGATA tttagaaaaatttgtaaaaagtttaacaaaagataataagattgaagaatttaaaacttttgatattaaatcattattatatccaagaaataaagattattttggaaatttatcaaaatttcTATTGGCAGTGATTTCAGCAAGAATTGGAAGTAATTTCATAAATGAGGATGATATTTTTGAAATCtctgaattattaaaagaatttttaggTCAAGAGCTTGAACATTTACCCTACCTTTCCTATGAGGAGTTATATGTAGAGATAGTTGAACAAGTTGGTGAAATCAATGGCACAGTATCAGAGATCATTGAAGCCATTACAGTCACCATTGATTTCTTGGACACCTTTGAAAAGGTTTCTCAAACCATCGATAgatcaaatgaaaaacaaaagcTATTGGCATACCTATCGGCACCAGTGAACCAGTTGGATAATAGTGTCAGTGGCGTGTTCAACGAAAATGATTATACCGACATTCAAAGATTCTTTACAGAATTAACCAATGAGAATAACCAGTCACCCGACTCAAACATTTCAATATTGATCAATGATTTTCAATCactattaaatatattagaaTCACAACaagcatcatcatcatcatctaaaatgataataaacgATTCACCAAGAACTCAACAAAGAAATGGCACAACTGAGCAACAAAaaaagcaacaacaacaacagtatttacaaaaaaataaagagcCATTCTATTCAAAAGATAAGATCATGCAAGTTAGTGGACCATCGTATGTGTTCACACCATCGGATTGTAATGTGTCTATTCAGGTTGGTATTCCACCAGACACATTGAAAAGGGATCAAAGCATTTGTCATTTCATTGTACCCCATTTCTTAATATCAAAAGATGTCTCATTGTCAGAGGTTGAATTCCCAATTTTCTATAACAAATTCGTACAAAAAGGTAAAACCAAGGTTGTAATCATTTGTACAGTGgaacaaaaacaaagaatTGAAACCATCCTATGTGAGTCAATCTTTGGTCCAGCTCCTGAACACATCTACACTGATGAAGAGATCACCATACCAgattataaaattgatttattaactGAACGTTTAGCAATTGATCCAAGAGCAAATGACGAAAAGTTAGATAGTTATGTTATCTTTAAAACTTTTGATACCTTTGGTGTggttgatattgatttacCATCTGCAAGTGATccaacaaaattaattaaccTTAGAATTAGAAATACTAAAGGTTTAATTAGTTTTCATGAAGATTATCATGTAgttcaaaaacaattacatttaaaattacaagaacaacaacaagatcaACAAgataaatcatcatcatcaactacTGATAAACAAATGATAAATACAAGTGGTAATAGAATTATATTAAAGAATAATACAGTTTCAGTAATTGATTCAACTATTGAATCACAATATGTACCAGTGTTACCATTTGGTAATGATCATGAACAagtaaagaaatttaaagcACCAATTTTAGGTGTAACATTTTTGGGTGTTAGTCATGGTTTAGATTTTACACATTGTTCACATACGACTGGTTTCATCATTTGGATTAATGGtagtggtgttgttgttgatccaCCAGTTGGTAATACAACATATCTTCAAACAAATGGAATCTATGGTAAAACAGTTGAACATATCATTTTAACACATTGTCATGCAGATCATGATAGTGGTATCCTTCAAAAAATCATTGAAAGAAATAAAGTTACCCTATATACTACTAAAACTATCAATGAATCTTATATGAGAAAATTAAAAGCATTAACTGGTTTACCTGAacaaagtttaaaaaattattatacttGGGTACCAGTTacaattggtaataaaattaaaattttaggtGCTG aatttgaatttgattataGTTTTCATGTTATACCAAcaattagatttaaattagaaatttataataaaaagataagTTATTCAGCAGATACATTTTATGATTTACAAAagtttaaacaattaaaagatcaaGGTGTGTTATCAAAAAAGAGAATTGAAAGATTGAAATCATTTGTATTTGATGCTGATATGATTATTCATGAAAGTGGTGTAGCACCAATTCATACACCAATGGCAAACCTTTTGGAGTTACCATCAGAGATAAGGAAGAAGATTAGAGTCGTTCATTGTAGTAGTTCAGTGGATACTAAAGGTGAGATTATACGTCCAAAAGAAGGTTTAGAGAATACTGAAATCATTAAAGTTGATAGAAAATATAAAGGAGTGGCAGAGTgtattcaaattcaaacaGCTTTAAATCATTGTAGTGTTTTCTCAAAATTATCACCAGCTGAAGTTCAAAGAGTATTCTTTTTATGTAAGAAAATTTGGGTTAAACGTAATGATGTTATCATTAAGAAAGGCTCGCCATCCGATATGTTTTATATCATTCTTAGTGGCAAAGTATTGGTTTACGAGAATGAATATGAACCAATCAAATCTACAACTTCGGTGGGTACAGTTGTGACTGATACCACTACAATTACAACCACCGTTAAAACTGATGCAATTAAAATCCCAACTATTAAATTATGTGCTGGTGAAACGTTGGGTGAAAGTGCTTTACAATTGGATAAGAATATCGATGCTTCAGCAACCGTCATTGCAGAGACTGACGTTTGCTTATTGGTTTGGAAAACTATGGATCTTCGTACTGAATTCCATTCAAATCTAAATACTTTTATCTCCAAGGTGCATATGGATTTATCTCATATCAATTCTTGTCGTGATGCTATCATTCGTGCATTCCAACATAATATCACTCAACATATCAATAAAGAAGAGGTCGATAGCATTGCCAATGGTTCAAAGGATGTTTCATTTGCTCATCATCAAGTCATATTCAATGAGGGTGATACAAGTGACTCTATGTATATCATTAAACAAGGTAGAGTTAGAATTCATagtaaaaagaataaaaatatcattcGTTATCTAAATGTTGGTGACTTTTTCGGTGAAACCGCTTACAGACGTTCAAATGAAGATAGTAATTTCCTACCAACTCGTTCTTTCACTGCCACTGCCATTGATCCAACTATTCTCTTGAAATTGGATATTGAATCCATCGTTAATCCTCGtattcaaaatataattgaaCAAAAAGCTAAAAAGAATGCTGAAGATAATATTCGTTATCACGCTTATTCTCCAAAAATTAGAACTCCAAGAACTCCAAGAAAAGTTTATCCAATTGAAGGTTTATCAATTTAA
- the nsfA gene encoding N-ethylmaleimide-sensitive fusion protein, with product MSYPPPVGDSIKLKVQASNDPEEAFTNRAYLPISSFSFLFPNVQSNLYTTNTNYIKIRVGANEYILSASPNKNMKPDSIALSKALRGWMYVSNNEEVYVEFYDPNPNICGSMKVSIDYLTKGKQGPKQDSQEIIGKIIDNFNSQYFTFGQLFYIKNSNSTFELRVEAVETNEVPTKDKGWAIISPATKIILQKMPGSLIDIETNGPLVVNQIFTSDWDFENMGIGGLDAEFRDIFRRAFSSRIFPPAIVKKLGVNHVKGMLLYGPPGTGKTLIARQIGKMLNGREPKVVSGPSILNKYVGQSEENIRMLFRDAEIEQKAKGDDSGLHIIIFDELDAICKSRGSRQGDSGVGDSVVNQLLAMIDGVESLNNILVIGMTNRKDMIDEALLRPGRLEVHVEISLPDEHGREQIFKIHTAKMRDQNALDKDVNLANYAHTTRNYSGAEIEGVVKSAASYAFSRQVDTKNIKNVEIKPEDIKVCDQDFKRAITEVTPSFGSTDNQFESYAENGIINYGPVFDKLLQSGNAFVEQVKKSNRTPMMSVLLSGRPGCGKSSLAATLAKSSEFPFTRIISPNDLLGYNESAKASKITKVFEDSYKSPMSCVVVDEIERLIEYVPIGPRFSNLILQTLAVLFKRTPPKGRKLLVIATTSNPDILKDMDIMDCFATVLSVPSISTAKEFQTVCFELGFTQKEASEAASFFTSPITIKQIIMIVEMARQEEGNFIDNFKMCLEDFNIRNF from the exons atgagTTATCCACCACCAGTAGgagattcaattaaattaaaggTTCAAGCCTCAAATGATCCAGAAGAAGCTTTTACAAATAGAGCATATTtaccaatttcatcattCAGTTTTTTATTCCCAAATGTACAATCAAATCTTTATACAACCAAtacaaattatattaaaattagagTTGGAGCAaatgaatatattttatCTGCATC accaaataaaaatatgaaaCCAGATTCAATTGCATTATCAAAAGCATTAAGAGGATGGATGTATGTtagtaataatgaagaagttTATGTTGAATTTTATGATCCAAATCCAAATATTTGTGGTTCAATGAAAGTTAGTATCGATTATTTAACCAAAGGTAAACAAGGACCAAAACAAGATTCACAAGAGATCATTGGTAAAATCATTGACAATTTCAATAGTCAATACTTTACATTTggtcaattattttatataaagaaTAGTAATTCAACATTTGAATTAAGAGTTGAAGCAGTTGAAACCAATGAAGTTCCAACCAAAGATAAAGGTTGGGCTATCATTTCACCAGCCACCAAgataattttacaaaaaatgcCAGGATCATTGATTGATATCGAAACCAATGGACCATTGGttgtaaatcaaattttcaCTTCAGATTGGGATTTCGAAAATATGGGTATTGGTGGTTTGGATGCAGAGTTTAGAGATATTTTCAGACGTGCATTCTCTTCACGTATTTTCCCACCAGCAATCGTAAAGAAATTAGGTGTCAATCATGTTAAAGGTATGCTTTTATATGGTCCACCTGGTACTGGTAAAACTTTAATCGCCAGACAAATCGGTAAGATGTTAAATGGCCGTGAACCAAAGGTTGTCTCTGGTCCAtcgattttaaataaatatgtcGGTCAATCCGAAGAGAATATTAGAATGTTATTTAGAGATGCAGAGATTGAACAAAAGGCAAAGGGTGATGATTCAGGTTTacatattatcattttcgaTGAATTGGATGCAATTTGCAAATCACGTGGCTCAAGACAAGGCGATTCAGGTGTTGGTGATTCAGtggtaaatcaattattagcAATGATTGATGGTGTCGAATCTTTAAATAACATCTTGGTCATTGGTATGACCAATAGAAAGGATATGATCGATGAAGCTTTACTTCGTCCAGGTCGTTTAGAAGTACACGTTGAGATCTCATTACCCGATGAACATGGTAGAGAACAAATCTTTAAGATTCATACCGCTAAAATGAGGGATCAAAATGCATTGGACAAAGATGTTAATCTCGCCAATTACGCTCATACAACTAGAAACTATAGTGGTGCTGAGATTGAAGGTGTTGTGAAATCTGCTGCATCCTATGCTTTCAGTAGACAAGTCGATactaaaaacattaaaaacgTTGAAATCAAACCAGAGGATATTAAAGTTTGCGATCAAGATTTCAAGAGAGCCATCACCGAGGTCACTCCATCATTTGGTTCCACAGATAATCAATTCGAATCCTATGCAGAGAATGGTATCATCAATTATGGTCCAGTCTTTGATAAACTCTTACAAAGTGGTAATGCCTTTGTTGAGCAagtaaagaaatcaaatagAACTCCAATGATGTCGGTCCTCTTGTCAGGTAGACCAGGTTGTGGTAAATCTTCTTTGGCTGCGACCCTTGCCAAGAGTTCAGAATTCCCATTCACTCGTATCATTAGTCCAAATGATTTACTTGGTTACAATGAATCTGCAAAGGCATCAAAAATCACAAAGGTTTTCGAAGACTCTTATAAATCTCCAATGAGTTGTGTCGTTGTCGATGAAATTGAACGTCTCATTGAATATGTACCAATTGGTCCACGTTTCTCAAATCTTATCCTTCAAACTTTGGCAGTTCTCTTTAAAAGAACCCCACCAAAAGGTCGTAAACTTTTAGTGATTGCAACTACTTCCAATCCTGATATTCTCAAAGATATGGATATTATGGATTGTTTTGCTACAGTTTTATCCGTTCCATCAATCAGTACCGCTAAAGAATTCCAAACCGTTTGCTTTGAACTTGGTTTCACTCAAAAAGAAGCCTCTGAAGCTGCCTCCTTCTTTACTTCACCAATCACTATCAAACAAATCATTATGATTGTCGAAATGGCAAGACAAGAAGAAGGTAATTTCATTGATAACTTTAAAATGTGTTTAGAAGATTTTAATATAcgtaatttttaa